The proteins below are encoded in one region of Periplaneta americana isolate PAMFEO1 chromosome 11, P.americana_PAMFEO1_priV1, whole genome shotgun sequence:
- the LOC138708929 gene encoding synaptonemal complex protein 3-like produces MPLAIRIIANGKHLLPTISFYRAPFQNVWQMSDCSFTAKKVIASVSVKIHAKSLKIMPKSKKSKSKEEIELSSSPQLSEEEIPVKNDSKLKKLSKKKIFGLEGNGEGVESSVNNNANIDYGNDFRKMLDVIGTDLNKVMQAKKQRMEQFHTGAIKVNEMKLKNMMKDQAETRKEQHEDLQRNVNSVLEQWNVDVSRLKEQEDKLLKIVQHQIKIIQQARAAQIQRIASIRQIHDSYHKVFLQQNEKENEQCGSVLQELRKELSELQKKLMLESQKEEMVQMQKSLQQSMLFI; encoded by the exons atgccACTAGCGATTAGGATTATTGCTAATGGAAAGCACTTACTTCCAACAATCAGCTTCTATAGAGCGCCATTTCAGAATGTATGGCAAATGAGTGATTGTTCTTTTACAGCAAAGAAAGTTATTGCTTCGGTTTCAGTAAAAATCCACgcaaaaagtttgaaaataatgCCCAAATCTAAGAAAAGTAAATCGAAAGAAGAAATAGAACTTTCTAGTTCTCCACAACTGTCAGAAGAGGAGATTCCAGTGAAAAATGACTCGAAGTTAAAGAAGTTgtctaaaaagaaaatatttggatTAGAAGGAAATGGCGAAGGCGTTGAGTCTTCAGTAAACAATAATGCTAACATAGATTACGGAAATGATTTTCGAAAAATGTTAGATGTTATTGGTACAGATCTCAACAAAGTTATGCAAGCTAAAAAGCAACGAATGGAACAATTTCATACAG GTGCTATAaaagtgaatgaaatgaagttaaaaaatatgatgaaggatcaggCAGAAACAAGGAAAGAACAACATGAAGATCTGCAGAGAAATGTTAATTCTGTTTTGGAACAGTGGAATGTAGATGTATCCCGTTTAAAAGAACAG GAAGataaattactgaaaatagtACAACATCAGATCAAAATAATTCAGCAGGCTCGTGCTGCCCAAATTCAGAGAATAGCAAGTATTCGACAGATACACGATTCATATCATAAG GTATTCTTGCAACAAAACGAAAAAGAGAATGAACAATGCGGTAGTGTGCTACAGGAGCTGCGAAAGGAACTCTCTGAACTTCAGAAGAAATTGATGTTGGAGAGCCAGAAGGAAGAAATGGTTCAGATGCAGAAGTCTTTGCAACAGAGCATGCTTTTCATATAG